Genomic DNA from Hordeum vulgare subsp. vulgare chromosome 2H, MorexV3_pseudomolecules_assembly, whole genome shotgun sequence:
TTGTTTTATAATAGTGAGCAATTTTTGAACTCATGAATGTTTTATGACTTGTTGAATATTTTGTAAATACATAAACAGTTtagcatttttttaattttttcaaacTGACAACTTTTAAATTTTTTGTTCTTTTGAAATCTGGAATTAGTTTAGAGAAGAAAAAACTAAAACAGGAATAAAAAAGTAAAGGAAAAAAATACTAAACAGGATGCCCTAAGCTGCACATGGGCCGACCCATGCAAAAAAGTGGTAAAAAGGTAGAGAAAAAGTAGAGAAAGCCAGGGATCAAACCTTGGTCTCTCGCGTGAAGGATTGCACCTTTGGCCATCACGCTAGTCTTCTGTTACTGGTCTATCTATATATCATTCTTTTGAGAACATAACAGGGGGTGGCGATTTTTGAAATCCGAAAAGTGAATCGTTTTTATACTTACGGTGGCATTGATGGATAATTTTTACCAACTTTAAAGGTAATTttaatgacggacgacagaaTCAATAGGTGTtttattattattagggagagaagaGATTAGGGAGAGATACCACATTTCAAATACCGAAGCTAAGTGTTTTATATACCGAAGCTAAATGTAGTAGTACTGTTTTTGGTTTTGGTCTTGTTCGGTGCTTAACTCAAGAAATTGTTGCAAAGTGTCCACTTGTGTGAACTCAAAAAAGGTGCAGTAAGTACGTACGCATGCAGCTAATCAGTTACGGAAATACCGTGGGATAACTTACGCTTTGCTTGCTGCGTACACAGCGTAGAACGGGAACGCCGGCAGAATGACTGATGATCCGGACCCCATGTTGACGATGGCACCCCTCCGTTTGGTCACCATCGCCGGCACGACAGCTCGAGTGATCCGTGTGGCCGCCTCCACGTTCACCCGCACCACCGCCTCCCAGTCCCGAGTCTCCACCTCGTGGAAATAGGCCGCGCCAGGGTACGTCGCGCCGGCGTTGTTCACCAGGATCCCGACGTCCAGCCCCTCCACGGCTGCGGTCACACTCGCCACGCCGCGAGACATTTCTGGCGCATCCCCAGCGAGGTCGAACACCACGGTCCTAACCTTGCAGGATGGCGCAGCTTTCTGGACCTCCTTGCAGACAAGGGAGAGCCTTCTGGGATTCCGTCCGATCAAGACGAGGTGTAGGCCCTGGCGCGCAAGCTCGTGGGCAATGGCACGACCGATGCCATCTGTGGCGCCGGTGACCACCGCCCACTTTCCATAGCGCCGGCCCAGATCCCTCCCCGGCCGGATAAAAGAGCGATACAGCCATATGAGGAAGGTTGC
This window encodes:
- the LOC123428919 gene encoding very-long-chain 3-oxoacyl-CoA reductase-like protein At1g24470, giving the protein MALVVVGLHAIVVSVATFLIWLYRSFIRPGRDLGRRYGKWAVVTGATDGIGRAIAHELARQGLHLVLIGRNPRRLSLVCKEVQKAAPSCKVRTVVFDLAGDAPEMSRGVASVTAAVEGLDVGILVNNAGATYPGAAYFHEVETRDWEAVVRVNVEAATRITRAVVPAMVTKRRGAIVNMGSGSSVILPAFPFYAVYAASKAYIDLFSQSVSIEYKQYEVDLQCQIPLYVATKMSRVGDSLFVPSPQEYAEAGVRCIGYEARCVPYWRHSVQCFLASLLPDFALNAWRLRVGIRKRRETSSST